A segment of the Nasonia vitripennis strain AsymCx chromosome 2, Nvit_psr_1.1, whole genome shotgun sequence genome:
AATACTTGTGCAACTTTATACAGGCAAAGTAGAtacgtataaaaattagttgatgtataatattttttaaaattcgatATTGAACGGATATTCTTTGCAATCTTTGTGCCTgagaaacaaagaaataaacacaattaaaaattattatacaagCATACTATACCTAGCGTcgtaaattatttacttaCTCTATAGCAGAACAAGTTCTAAAGCCGCAATCAAGTTTATCTATTGCTGCTATTTCCTCTGGCGTTAATTTAAAATCGAAAATATCGATATTTTCTTTAATGCGCTTTTCTGAACTCGATTTGGGAATTGGAATAGCTCCGATGTCAATCTGAAAGTTTATGCAATTCTAAATTTATCCGAGACTGCTTGGAAACTTACGAGAAAGAGAATCAACTGTCCATCTTACTTACCACGTATCGTAATACAATCTGCGCATTGGTTTTATTGTACTTTTTGGCGATTCCCGTTATAACAGGTGATTGGAGACTGATGTCCGCACCAGCCGGCTGAAATACGTTGTTGCGTCCGGGAGCACCAAAGGGACTATAGCCAGTGACGGCTATTGACTTACTGGCGCAGAACTCGCGGAGCTTCTTCTGGTTAAGGTTTATATGCAACTCGATCTGGTTCATAACTGGCTTGATGCTGGCTGATTCCAATAGCCTCGTCAACTGCTGAGAATTGAAATTGCTCACGCCGATACTGCGTGTCAAGCCGAGTTTAATGCACTCCTCCATGCCACGCCACGTCTCGATGTAATCGACTTCatcctgaaaaaaaagaatttattagagcTGCGTCTGCTGTCGGTCTGCAATTGAAGGGTTCAAAGTACATGACTACGACTACGTCATACGAGAGTAACTGCATTGTAAGTAGGAAGTACAATGTATTGGTATAAAATCTTCTGGATAAATGAAAGTTGTAATTGTTACGTatacttaattaattaagtatTAACTGATAACATAATGCAATTTTATTATAGTAATATCACATTTTAATATGATATGTTTGAGAACTCGAAACTGacattgaaaaagaaaaaaaattaaactataACTGACGAAGATACAGTATAATACCGTGAAGTGATTTATCTAGGAATATTTACCAAGGGCTCTAGCATAATGAGttataaaatatcattatcAACTGATAGTGTTATATGACATGCAGATATGGACGTAACAGGAAAATATCGCGGTACATCTTACTTACAGGATATGAAAATGGCCAGTGAACAAGATACAAATCAATGTAGCCTAGTCCTAGCTTTTTTAAAGATCTCTTACAAGCCGCAACTACTAGCTCTTGCTTACGCTCGTCATTCCATACCTgtcaaaagtaaaaaaaaagtttgagtTGGTATGggaatatttatcaaataGTACAACGGGGGAAAATAAGCGATTTCGGCACCCTCGATTCCGACCCTTTTTTATGCATGAAAGTAGTGTAGGTAATCGTGCATTTCGGGTCGTGCACAATGtagttaaaaatgtttatattttcaGTTTGTTAAGTTAAAATACTAGCACCCATGTACATCTCGATTCTCAATCGGCTCAGTCGCTTCagcggggagaaaaaaatgttctccCCGCTCCACAATTTTTCTTCCCCGGCCGAGAGGGAGACCACACTCGAAATTCACGATTTTCTATGCTACTTTCTGACATGAAAAAGGGTTCATTTCATGCTCGAGTTAGGAAAATTATACTTCGATGAGCAGTTATTTTCTATCACCTTTGTAACAACAAAAAGATCTTCCCTCTTTACAACACCTTGGTCAATTTTTTCTTGTATAGCTTTACCGATTTCGGCTTCGTTGCCATAAAATGATGCACAGTCGAAGTGCCTGTATCCTGCATCGATGGCCAATTTGACAGCATTTTCGACTTCGTCCGGATCATTCTATtgaatcaaaaataaactattCAGAACATGGATAGATTTATGAATGTTTAATTAAActttgtatttaattttttcctcgTCTGAATATGTTTCGTTCAGCCTTTCGTCCGAAGTTTCCAACTAACGTAAGTAGAAATTATTATGTCAGtatattttgcaatatttatcAATAATCTTTACGaaaacatattattttatagacCGTTTAATGGCTATAagagattaaaaatataaataattttttaactttaaagGTTAATATAGATCAAAACACACGATCCACTTACAACAAtagttatttaataaaaataaaaaaatgttatgtgTCTATAAGTG
Coding sequences within it:
- the LOC100120576 gene encoding aldo-keto reductase AKR2E4-like isoform X3, yielding MSPKVDEITLSDGNKVPVLGLGTWQGGNDPDEVENAVKLAIDAGYRHFDCASFYGNEAEIGKAIQEKIDQGVVKREDLFVVTKDEVDYIETWRGMEECIKLGLTRSIGVSNFNSQQLTRLLESASIKPVMNQIELHINLNQKKLREFCASKSIAVTGYSPFGAPGRNNVFQPAGADISLQSPVITGIAKKYNKTNAQIVLRYVIDIGAIPIPKSSSEKRIKENIDIFDFKLTPEEIAAIDKLDCGFRTCSAIEHKDCKEYPFNIEF
- the LOC100120576 gene encoding aldo-keto reductase AKR2E4-like isoform X2, coding for MSPKVDEITLSDGNKVPVLGLGTWQGGNDPDEVENAVKLAIDAGYRHFDCASFYGNEAEIGKAIQEKIDQGVVKREDLFVVTKVWNDERKQELVVAACKRSLKKLGLGYIDLYLVHWPFSYPDEVDYIETWRGMEECIKLGLTRSIGVSNFNSQQLTRLLESASIKPVMNQIELHINLNQKKLREFCASKSIAVTGYSPFGAPGRNNVFQPAGADISLQSPVITGIAKKYNKTNAQIVLRYVIDIGAIPIPKSSSEKRIKENIDIFDFKLTPEEIAAIDKLDCGFRTCSAIEHKDCKEYPFNIEF